AAGAATGTAATTACAGCGTGTCACTAAAGGAGGGTACATTAGCAAGCCGGAGCATGTAAATACTTCATGAAGTTGTGGAAAACTACATCGCCGCTCACAGGTCTTTCGATGTACCTTTGCTCGAGGATAGAGCTAGCCGAACTGTTTGACACCAGGACAGGCATGCCTGCCAGCAAGATCGGTACAAAGCGGCTGGGAGGACGGCCTCAGCCGTGGGACACCAGTGACTACCTAGCTATCTCCTCATTGCGAGCCAACTCAGCTTAGAAAGAGAGTGCCTTAAAGGGGGAAAATAAAGTGCAAACAAGCATAAAGTCCAGGGCGTTAAAAGAGTTTGCCGAAGCGACTGCCACCCTCGCCAATCCAGCAGTGGAGGAATGGAAGAGACAGGGGGGAAAGGTGGTGGGATACTTCTGCTCCTATTTCCCAGAGGAGATTGCCACCGCTGCTGGTTTCCTTCCCTTCCGGATGAGGGCCACAGGCAGCAAAGGGACGGAACTGGCAGACGCGTATCTGAGCAGTATTAACTGTAGTTTTACCCGTCATTGCTTTAACATGGGGCTGCTGGGCGAGTATGGATTCATTGATGGGGCTGTTTGTCTCAGCACTTGCGACCACGTCCGCCGTGTCTACGATAACTGGAAATGGAAGGTAAATACTCCTTTCGTGCACATGATGAGCCTTCCCAAGAAGGTCGAGGAACCGCAGGTGGGTTGGTACCGGGACGAAATGGTAAACCTCAAGCAGGCCCTGGAGAAGCATTTCAGCGTCAAAATCACTGATGATCGTCTGTGGGAGGCAATAAGGCTCCACAACGAAACGCGACGTCTCCAGAGACAGCTCTATGAACTGAGAAAAAGGCAAAATCCGCCGATCACCGGCGCTGAAGCGCTATCGGTCATGGTAGCCGGTACTGCCATGCCCAAGCAGCAATACAACCTATTGTTGAGAGAGCTACTGGATGAGATAAGCCAGCGGGAGGGCAATGCTGACTACAAGGCGAGACTGATGATATTGGGCGGCATCCTTGATGACCCAGGCTACATTGAGGTAATCGAGGAACAGGGTGGCCTGGTGGTCACCGACATGCTGTGCTTTGGCACCAAAATCATGTGGAAGGATGTCCCCGAGGGGACAGGCGATCCTCTGGCAGCCCTGGCGCAGTACTATATCGCAGAACGCCCTTCCTGCCCGCGAATGTTTGGGGATTATCCCCGAAGGGCTGACTTCGTCAGGGATATGGTTCGAGAGTTCAAGGTGGACGGAATTATTGGCGAGCGGCTAATCTTTTGCGATCTGTGGGCGCTTGAGCATTACCTGCAGGCCAAGGAGTCCAAGGCTGGAGGTGTTCCTTATCTAATATTAGATAGGGAGTATCTTCTGGCAGGCATCGGCCAGTTAAGGACAAGGGTCCAGGCATTCCTGGAAACAATAAGGAGGTAGACCATGCAGCAGCAGACGTTGCAGGAAAAGCGGCTGGAGAAGCTCCTAAGAGAGCGCGAGATAATCGAGTTGATGGTAAAGGCTTTCACGCAGTCTCCAACAGAGGATGACAAGCTGAATACCGATCTGGCCAAAGTGACCCTGGAGCACCACGACAGAATCATAAGGTGTGTTAAGGAGGGTAAGCCCTTCATCTACAGCTACTACGCCTGCGCGCCAGAGATATACGCCGCTATGGATCTGCCCTGGTACAGCTTTCTGGAGCTCCCGTTCACAGGGGCTCTTTTGCCCACGCTGCAAGAGGACATCGACGGAAGCGACAAGTTGTTCGCAAACGATCTGTGTACTATCATTAGGGTGGCCGCATATTATATAGAGGCAGATCTTGTTCCAGTGCCAAATGCGATTGTCGGCCTGATTCACCCCTGCGACGGTACAACGATACTTCACCAGTTAATAGCGTCAAACGAAAACTGGCGCAATGTTCCGATGTTCGCCGCTGACCCACCCTACTGGGACGATGAGCGAAGTATTGACTACTATGCTGGGGAACTTAGGCGGATGGTGTCCTTCCTCGAAGAGCATACCGGGCACAGAATGGACATGGACAGGCTTCGAGAGGTGATAAAGGAAGGCAACAAGCAATTCGAGCTCTGGATGGAGTACAACGAGCTCAGAAGGGCAGTGCCCTGTCCCCACGGCTATGGCATCGGAATGCAGATGTCCGGCGTGGCTCAGGGATATTATGTCGGTGACCCCAGAGGCACCGCTTGGCTCAGGGACCTCATTGCTGATGCCGAGAAGTTGGTGCGAGAGAAGAGGGGTAAGGCTCCAAAGGAGAGGATCAGATTATTCTGGTTTGACGTTGTGTCTCTGGAGTTGAGCTTTGAGCTCTTTCCCTGGTTAGAGCAGGAGTGGGGAGCGGTCATCGTGATGGACATGTTCGGCTACTGCCCATACACGCTGATTGATACCTCTAATGAGGATGCCATGTTCCGAGGTTTGGCGAAGAGAGCTTTGTTTGATGAGCCAATGATCAGGCAGGCTCGGGGTGTGGCTGAGAACTTCCTGGCTGATATCAGGCGCGTAATCAAAGACTACAAAATAGACTGCGTCGTTTGGCCGGGCCACATGGGGCATAAGGATGGGTCGGCCAGCGTTGGCTTGATGAGGGAAACATGCCGCGAGCTCGGCGTTCCCTTTCTGCATATCGGGATGGACCTCTTCAACAAGAGGTATACCTCGGTAGATGAGATTAAGAACAAGCTATCCCAGTTCTTCACGGCGATGGGACTGGGTTAGGGGAGTCTATTGGGATGCATCATCGGGGTGAGAATTAAATGCAAGGAGACGGCATGATCGTTGGAGGCTGCGACATCGGCTCTGCCACCGGCAAGGCAGTAATCATGAATAATGGAACAATCGTGTCCTACACTATTATCCCTTCCACCACCAAGCCTGAGTTGACGGCACGCATGGCCATGGATGCAGCCATCGAAAAAGCTGGCCTATCGTCGTTAGGGAACTTGGGCTACATTGTGGGCACCGGGTACGGCAGGCTCAAAGTTCCTTTCGCTAACGAGAACATCTCGGAAATAACCTGCCATGCACGAGGCGCCCAATGGCTTTGTCCCACAGTGAGAACAGTGATCGACATCGGCGGCCAGGACTGCAAGGTGACGTCAATCAGCGACAGCGGCAAGGTCCTGGAATTTGTTATGAATGACCGATGCGCTGCCGGGACAGGGAGGTTTTTCGAGGCTATGGCCAGGGTGCTGAGCTGTGGCCTTGAAGGGCTGTCAACGCTGTCTCTCCAGGGAAAGAACCCGGCCGTTATCAGCAGCCAGTGCAGCGTCTTTGCCGAGTCCGAAGTCATAACCCTCGTCAACGAAGGCGTTGATCTAGCCGACATTGTGGCCGGTCTCCACAACTCGGTAGCCGGCAGGTTGAATTCCATGGTAGGAAAGGTGGGGTTGGTAGAAGACGTGGCTATCACCGGTGGGTGTGCCAAGAACGAGGGCCTGGTCAAGGCGCTGGAAGCCAAATTGCGCGTCAAGGTAAAGAGGCTACCGGAGGATCCTCAGATTGTGGGGGCGCTGGGAGCGGCGCTCATAGCCAGGGAGAAACTCGATAAGAAATCGTGAATTCAATTCCCGTCATTGAACAGGTCATGCCACAGCCGTAAGCCTACAGGAATAGAGGCTGAATCTATTGTAGAGCTGCCTCTGTCATTACTGCGAAAGCAGAAATCCAGAAGATATATACGGTGGATTCCGTGTCAAGTGCCCAATGGGATGCTGTAGGGTGATTGCCAAGACCAAGACACTACACTGGCTTTGGCCGCCCTTCACTTCTGGCGCGAAATCGGCGAGTGGCCGGATCGTCTGTTCAGAATAGAAGGCCGAACCTGCCAAGAGAAGGCTGATCATGTCAATCTTTGACGCATATGTCACAAAAATGGCTGAATACCTAGAGGAGATGAAAACGGGGGGAAGACGCATCAAAGAAGCCAGCCACCGGACAGAAGTCAGCCAGCTATTGGAGGGACTGCCGATTCGGGTTGGCCCAGAAGCGAGTCCCGGGATAATACTCCGCGGCGATACCTTCATCGAACTGGGGAACCCGGAGGCAGGCTCTGCCGCCTTCGTTCTATGGACGGATAACCCTTCCTTGATCAGAGATGGCCGTATTACCCTCATTGGACCTGACATCCAGGAATCTCCTGGGGCCAGCTTGCCCTTCGGTCAGGTTTTGTTGGTAGCTGGAGAGGGCCTAGGTGAGGCAGAGCACCAGGTGCTGGAACAAAGCCAGTACGTGGCCGATCAAATAGAAGGGTACATGATTCGGAGCTCATCTCAGCACATGTGGAGCCGGGTGAGCAAGGACGCCGCGGCCAAGGGCTTCTCCTTTGAGACACTGGGAAGAGCGCTAATGGCCATCTTCAAGACGGGCGTGCCCAAAGTGCAAGCCGTGGAGGTCGTCTTTGTAACCTCAAGTAAAGAGGACGTGCAGCGTCTGGACAGCATTGCCGTGCAGATCCGTAAAATAGCTAAGGACATTGTCGCCAAGGTCTGGAAAGCCAAAGGCTTTGACATCATGGAGTGCACCTTCGGTTGGGATTGTTCCTCCTGCCCTGACCAGCCTGTATGCGATGATATCAGGGAAATTATCACCGTACGGAAGCAGAAGGCTAAGAAAGCGGAAGAGGCTGCTTAGACATGATTGGCAGGCGCTGCCGTAGTGGTAGGGCTGCCACATGAAGCAGCTTGAATCTACAGGTTGTGAGTAGTGATGTCGCAATCTCCTATCCTCAGTAAGCGGCTGGTGGCCGTGTGTGGCAAGGGGGGCACGGGTAAGACGGTATTCGCTGCCATGACCACCAGAGTCCTTCTGGAGAGCAAGAAAGCGGGTAAACTGCTGCTGATTGACGCCGACCCCGCCATGAACCTACCCAATGTCCTTGGCGTAAGCGTCAAACGGACCATGGGCCAGGTCCGGGAGGAGATAATCAACACCGCCAGAGGTGGCAGCAAAGCAGAAAAAGCCCAGCTAAGCGACACGCTCGACTATATGGTCCTGGAGGCTCTTAATGAGATGGATGACTTCGCCCTGCTGGCCATGGGGCGCACTGAAACACTAGGTTGCTTCTGCCCGGTCAATGACCTTCTGCGCGGGGCCATAGAAACCCTCTCCCGCAGCTTCGATACCATCATCGTTGACGGAGAGGCCGGCCTGGAGCAACTAAACAGGCAAGTCATGCGCCGCGTGGATACCCTGGTCATCGTTAGCGACGCTACATCCAGAGGCCTGCGCACCGCAGCTCTGATAAAAGGGATGGTGCAGAACGACAGGGTGATACAATGTGAGAAAATGGGGCTGGTCTTCAACAGGGTGCAAGGCAGCGAGAAAATTTTGCAACAATTCGCCCAGGAGACCGGCTTGCCGGTTTTCGGCTACATCCCCTATGATGAGACAATCGCTTACCACGATCTCCTGGGCAAACCATTGACTGGGGCCCCCACCTCACCCGCCCTGGCCTCAGTCCGCGAAATCGTCCAGGAACGCATCTTCAGCGAACGCTTCGGCTAGCGAACCAGTAACTCGTTCGCCCGAGAGATATAACGCCGATGAGGAAGTCTCAAGACGGGAATCCGAAGTAAGTGGGGCATTACCACTCTTTGGAACTCTTTCTATGTAATTCTTAGAACAAAAGGAGGCGCCATGAGTATTCCCAGTTTCTCTGTTAAGGGTAAGGTGACTATTGTCACCGGGGCCAGTCGCGGCATAGGTAACGCGCTAGCTTTAGGCTTTGCCGAGGCTGGAGCCCCTGTGGTGCTGGTAGCCCGTACCGTCTCTGAACTGGAGGAGACAGCACAACAAATCAAGGCCAAAGGCGGTGAGGCTCTGGTAGCATCGGCTGATGTTACCAAAAAGGCTCAGGTGGAGGAAATGGTGCAGAAGGCGGTGAAGTGGTTCGGCCGGATAGACGTGCTGCTTAACGTGGCCGGCGGAGCAGGTACCAGACAACTTAGACCTCCACTGGAGATCTCCGAAGAGTTCTGGGATGAGTTGCAGGAAAGGAATCTCAAGAGTGTCTTCTTGGTCAATCAGGCCGTGGCCAGAGTGATGGTGGCCCAGCAAAGCGGCAGCATCATCAACATCAGCTCTCTCTCAGGTACGAAACCAGTCGCTTTAGAGTCCGCCGCGGGCTCCGCCAAGGCCGGTGTAAACCAACTGACTCGGGCCTTTGCTATTGCGTGGGCTCCCTACAATGTCCGCGTCAATGCCATTGCGCCTGGTCTGACGCTGACCGCCCGGGCGACGAAAGGCCTTGGCCCTGAGTTAGTGGCAAAGTTCTCCAAAGACATCCCTCTGGGGCGAGCTGCCAAACCAGAAGACCACCTTGGCCCGGCAATATTCCTTGCTTCAGACGCCTCATCCTTCATAACGGGGGCCATTATCCCTTCGGATGGCGGCCCTCAATGAGATATTGTAGAAGGCTTTGGGCTGGTTCTGGAACGAGTCAGGACGGAAATGGCGAGAGCTGGTTCCAGGAACACCAGGTTCATGGTAGCAAGTTGAAATGCCTCTGGTGCCCACTCACGAAGGTCACTTATCGGGTGTTACGAAACCTCTCTGGATAGCATAAAGCACCAGTTCAGTCTGAGTATGGAGGCCAAGTTTACTCATTAGGTTCTTGCGGTGAGTCTGGGCAGTGCGATGGCTGATGCCTAGTATGTCGGCAATCTGGCTGGTGGTATAGCCCTCGGCCGCCAGGTGAAGTATCTCACGCTCTCTCGGTGTCAGTAGCTCTGGTGTTCGCAAAGTCGTCGCCTGAGCAGCACTAACATAGGCCTGAACAGCACGATCGGAGAGAGGAGGGCTGAGATAGCGATGTCCAGCGGCAGCTTCTCTAATGGCAGTCACTAGCTCATCAGGCGAACACGATTTAACGACATAGCCCTTGGCTCCTGCCTGTAGTGCCTCAACCACATAGGCCTCATCGGTATACATGGACAGTATGACTACGCTGGTGCTCGGCGATCGTTTGCTTGCCTGCCGAGTGACCTCGAGACCATTGAGCTTTGGCATCATCATGTCGAGCACCAGCACATCTGGTTTCAGACTCTCCAACATATGGATTGCTTCCATCCCATCCTCCGCCTCGCCAACCACGCGGAAGCCAGCCTTCGTCTCCAACATAATACGAAGACTATGTCTCACGACATGATGATCATCTGCCAGGACTACTGTGATCTGACTCATCAGCCCTCTTTTCTCTTGCGGTGAGGCACTAACGGGAACTCAGCTATCAACTGTGTGCCAACGCCCGGAATCGAATCGACCACCAGATGACCACCCAACAGGGATGCCCGTTCTTGCATCCCAGTAATGCCGCTGGCAGCACCACGAACTGATAAGACATGGCCATCAAAGCCCTTGCCACGGTCTTCAATCTGCACTTTCAACTTACCTCTGCCTACCACTATTCGCACGTCTGCCGTGCTTACACTGGCATGGCGGGCCACATTGGTGAGACCCTCCTGGACAATACGAAAGACAGCAGTCTCCAGATCCGGCGCAAAACGTCTATCCAACCCCCTTTGCTTGAAGTTCACACTTATATGTGTTTGAGCTTTGTAATGATCGAAATGTCTCAGTAATGTGGGCATCAGACCCAGGTCGTCCAGCATCGCCGGCCGCAGTTCCAGCGACAGATCCTTAACCCTGTCCATAAGATCATTGATCAGAGCTTGGGCTTCATCAACACTAGCACGGACATTCCGAGATGGCTGATCCGGGATCATTTCCAGCAATAGCCGAAGACCAGTGAGCGATTGGCCGATCTGGTCATGGAGCTCGCGAGCGATGTGTCTCCGCTCCGCTTCTTGCACCTCAACCAGTCGGGAAGACAATGCCCGCAGCTTCGCTTCGTATCGCTTTCGCTCTGTAATGTTGCGGGTGACCCCAAACGTGCCGATCGGCCTGCCATCCCTGTCGCGCAAGAAGGCAGTTGTTGCTTCAGCCCATATTGTCCCACCACTCTTGTGGTACATCTCGATCTCCATTGTCCACGACCTGTTGGGATCTACGCCGCGCTTGCTTTCCATGGCGAGTTGTTCTCTGATAGCACTGATACCACGCTCCACCGAAGACGGAGTCAAGATTTGCTCCAGCGTCATAGGTACCACTTCATTACTGTCGTAGCCTATTATGTTAGCTATCGAATCGGTGAGATAAGTAATACGGATGTTCATATCTTGATCCCATTCTGAAGTCCACAAACCATCCGCTACGCTGCTGACCAACAGGCGATAGCGCTCTCCATTTTCTCGTAGAGCTTCCAGCACCCGATTGTATTTAGTCATATCCCACAGAACACACTCGTATTCCCGACCGTTTCCAAGGTTAGCACGCTGAACACCAGCAGATAGCAGGCAATCGATTTCCCCCCCGCCTTCCCTCCTGAGTCTCAGGGGTGAGTCTCGGACAGACCCTGCTCGATCCAACTTTTTCTTAATTCTGTCCCAGGGAGTTGGGTCGAGACACAATTCTCTGATGTTCTTTCCTACCAGGTTTTCACTGCTGTAGCCAAATAGCTCTGAAGCACGCTCATTCACCCTAAGAAGCTTGCCACATGTGGAGGTGGTAAACACTACGGCAGGACATCTCTCAAAAAGCCTGCGGTAGTTGTCTTGCATCTCTTGCAGCGGCTCTTTGTTCAGGCTATATTTCAGGGTCTCAGTCGTCCTATGTTTCTGTCCCATCATCAACCTCCACACAATTATACTACCCCAAGCAAGGCGCTTGCCTAATGAGCAAGGCCTCGCTATAATGTCGTAAACCTCGACAAGGAGGGTATATCCAGCTCTTCACTGCTGATTTCGACCAGTTGTGTCGCTGAGAGGTTTCAGGCCGATTCCAGTCGTCAGAAGGCTTATATTCAACAGAAAGGGATAAGGAGGTTGACATGGCAAAAGAGTACGATGTGATAGTAGTTGGTGCGGGGCCCGGAGGCACCTGTTGTGCTGCCCTACTGGCCAAGAAGGGGTTGAAGGTGCTGCTTCTGGAGAAGAACGCCAACGTGGGTGGGAAGACGATGGATCAGGTCGTCAAGGGCGCCCACGGCGAGAGATGGGCCACTGCGGGGCTGCCCGCTGTGCGGGGCCCGTTTATCGATGCCTTCAAGGCCCTCGGAATAGAGTCGAAACTGGATATAGTGGTAAAGCCAATGATGATAAAGTATCGGCATTCCGGCGGGAAATGGATGTCAAATGTCTTCGATCTGCAAAACGTCGGCGGACAGGACCCAAGTGAGTCTCTGGGGAGCATGGGACTGAATAAGAAAGAGCGCGAGATAGCATTGCAGTTGATGGCGGAATTTTACGCCATGACGCCGGAGCAGATAGACAAGCTCGACGATACCAGCGTAACGGACTGGTTCGCCCAGCGGCCTGAGATACCTTTGGCTGTTTATCGCTATGTTGCCTACAGTCTTCAGGTCAACCAGGAAGGCTTGCCTGAGCACATGCCTATGTCTGTGGTGGACAACTATGTGCACCAGACGTCGCAGCCCCTGGGGTACCCCAAGGGTGGCTACGGCCGCCTGACGGAAGACATGGCTGAGGCGTTCAAGAACTATGGTGGAGAGTTGATCACCCGCACACGGGTGGAGCGGATTCTGGTGGAGAAGGGGTGGGCTACCGGTGTGCTTACCAGGGGCGGTCTCTTCAGAGCCCCGATAGTGGTGAGCGACGCCGGTATTCAACCGACAGCCCTAAAACTAGTAGGGGAAGAGCACTTTGACCGTAGCTACGTAGCCTATGTGAAGGGACTCCTCCCCGCTCTGGGGTTTACCGGAGTGCGCTACATCCTCCGAGAACCGGTGCTACCCTATGCACTGTATCAAATATGGTCTGATGATAGCTGGTGGGACCTCAAGGAGTATCTCAGGATTAAGGCTGGCGGCGCTCCCAAAGATGTCACAGTAAGCCTGGTGGTCCCCACCAACTACGACCCCAACATGGGGCCGCCGGGGAAACAGGTGGTGGTGTTCGGAACCAATTGCAGCCCCGATACGAGAGATGACGCTGTTCTCAAGGCAGTCATCAAGAGGGCAGAGGAGGAAGTGGCAGAGACATTGCCAGAGATAGTACCCGCTATTGAGTACAAGGGCTATGCCGGCCCTCGCGACGTGGCTGCGCTGTCGCGCGATGAGGCGCTGCCAGGATCGGGTGGAGAGTACGCACTGGCCATGACTATAGGCCAGACGGGCAAGTACAAGCCATCAGCCAAGTCACCCATACCTGGTCTGTTCTATGTAGGCTTCGATGCGGGTAGCACCAAGAGATGGCATGGCTCGAACTGTGCGGTTGACTCGGGGATCAACGTGGCGGCCATGGTCTATCAGTATTACCTGGGCCGTCAGTTCGTAGGGTGGTAGGTCGGCAAGCGCAAGTCTGCCTCAGTGTCCCGTGCTCATAGACACACATATTCGGTGTGTGAGATTTGCGTGAGTTTTTTGGCCATCTCTGTGAGAATTCGATGACCTCCTGTTGGTAATATTGGCGAAAGTGAAACCAAGCACAATGATCGCGTCAACACCGCACATTACGGTATTGACATATGTGTCACAGATGGTATAATGGGCGCTAACAGACACTCCTGGGTCCGCAAGGGGTGGGAGAAAAATTTGGGGAAACGAATACCCATAGGCGGGCGGGAAACGAATCGACCCGCGCCAACATTTCTTCCTTGTCTTATTCTGGGATCGCTTGGCAGAAGACGGTCAAGTCAATTCTAAGAAAAGGGGGCAGAGCAATGGTTAAGGTTACAAAAATCCTCTTGCTGGCAGTCGTTTTGGCGCTTATGGCGTCGCTGGTGGGGTGGGGGGTGGCGGAGCGGCCGGCGGAGACGTCGGCGCAGCCACCACCTCTGACCATCGTCACCACTTCCCTTCCTGATGGGGCTATTGGCGTCCCGTATTCCCAGACCCTTCAGGCCTCGGGGGGCACGGGCGTCTACACCTGGGCAAGAGTCTGGGGGATGCTGCCTGCCGGGCTATCGCTTAATTCTGCCACAGGTGTCATCTCCGGCACGCCAACCATGGCAGCCACCTTCAGCTTCGTGGTGCAAGTAAAAGATGGCGTCAGCTCGGTAACCAAGGGCCTGTCCATCAAGATTAACCCCCGTCTCACTACGCTTACTATCACCACAACTTCCCTCCCTAATGGCAATGTTGGCGCTGCCTATTCACAAACGCTGTCCGCCTCTGGCGGCACTGGCAGCTACACCTGGTCAATAACGGTAGGGTCTCCGCCCCCGGGGCTGGGGATCGATGGCCCCACGGGCGTCATCTCCGGCATGCCAACCACCCCCGGCACATATCCTTTCACTGTCCAGGTAGCTGATGGCGCCAGCACAGCTACCATGCCTCTATCCATCACCATCAACCCGCAGCTCACTATCACCACCGTCTCGCTGCCAAACGGCTATGCGACGGTGCCCTATTCACAA
The Chloroflexota bacterium genome window above contains:
- a CDS encoding carbon monoxide dehydrogenase; this translates as MSIFDAYVTKMAEYLEEMKTGGRRIKEASHRTEVSQLLEGLPIRVGPEASPGIILRGDTFIELGNPEAGSAAFVLWTDNPSLIRDGRITLIGPDIQESPGASLPFGQVLLVAGEGLGEAEHQVLEQSQYVADQIEGYMIRSSSQHMWSRVSKDAAAKGFSFETLGRALMAIFKTGVPKVQAVEVVFVTSSKEDVQRLDSIAVQIRKIAKDIVAKVWKAKGFDIMECTFGWDCSSCPDQPVCDDIREIITVRKQKAKKAEEAA
- a CDS encoding carbon monoxide dehydrogenase maturation protein; this encodes MSQSPILSKRLVAVCGKGGTGKTVFAAMTTRVLLESKKAGKLLLIDADPAMNLPNVLGVSVKRTMGQVREEIINTARGGSKAEKAQLSDTLDYMVLEALNEMDDFALLAMGRTETLGCFCPVNDLLRGAIETLSRSFDTIIVDGEAGLEQLNRQVMRRVDTLVIVSDATSRGLRTAALIKGMVQNDRVIQCEKMGLVFNRVQGSEKILQQFAQETGLPVFGYIPYDETIAYHDLLGKPLTGAPTSPALASVREIVQERIFSERFG
- a CDS encoding CoA activase, with the protein product MIVGGCDIGSATGKAVIMNNGTIVSYTIIPSTTKPELTARMAMDAAIEKAGLSSLGNLGYIVGTGYGRLKVPFANENISEITCHARGAQWLCPTVRTVIDIGGQDCKVTSISDSGKVLEFVMNDRCAAGTGRFFEAMARVLSCGLEGLSTLSLQGKNPAVISSQCSVFAESEVITLVNEGVDLADIVAGLHNSVAGRLNSMVGKVGLVEDVAITGGCAKNEGLVKALEAKLRVKVKRLPEDPQIVGALGAALIAREKLDKKS
- a CDS encoding 2-hydroxyacyl-CoA dehydratase; protein product: MQTSIKSRALKEFAEATATLANPAVEEWKRQGGKVVGYFCSYFPEEIATAAGFLPFRMRATGSKGTELADAYLSSINCSFTRHCFNMGLLGEYGFIDGAVCLSTCDHVRRVYDNWKWKVNTPFVHMMSLPKKVEEPQVGWYRDEMVNLKQALEKHFSVKITDDRLWEAIRLHNETRRLQRQLYELRKRQNPPITGAEALSVMVAGTAMPKQQYNLLLRELLDEISQREGNADYKARLMILGGILDDPGYIEVIEEQGGLVVTDMLCFGTKIMWKDVPEGTGDPLAALAQYYIAERPSCPRMFGDYPRRADFVRDMVREFKVDGIIGERLIFCDLWALEHYLQAKESKAGGVPYLILDREYLLAGIGQLRTRVQAFLETIRR
- a CDS encoding PAS domain S-box protein, yielding MMGQKHRTTETLKYSLNKEPLQEMQDNYRRLFERCPAVVFTTSTCGKLLRVNERASELFGYSSENLVGKNIRELCLDPTPWDRIKKKLDRAGSVRDSPLRLRREGGGEIDCLLSAGVQRANLGNGREYECVLWDMTKYNRVLEALRENGERYRLLVSSVADGLWTSEWDQDMNIRITYLTDSIANIIGYDSNEVVPMTLEQILTPSSVERGISAIREQLAMESKRGVDPNRSWTMEIEMYHKSGGTIWAEATTAFLRDRDGRPIGTFGVTRNITERKRYEAKLRALSSRLVEVQEAERRHIARELHDQIGQSLTGLRLLLEMIPDQPSRNVRASVDEAQALINDLMDRVKDLSLELRPAMLDDLGLMPTLLRHFDHYKAQTHISVNFKQRGLDRRFAPDLETAVFRIVQEGLTNVARHASVSTADVRIVVGRGKLKVQIEDRGKGFDGHVLSVRGAASGITGMQERASLLGGHLVVDSIPGVGTQLIAEFPLVPHRKRKEG
- a CDS encoding response regulator transcription factor — translated: MSQITVVLADDHHVVRHSLRIMLETKAGFRVVGEAEDGMEAIHMLESLKPDVLVLDMMMPKLNGLEVTRQASKRSPSTSVVILSMYTDEAYVVEALQAGAKGYVVKSCSPDELVTAIREAAAGHRYLSPPLSDRAVQAYVSAAQATTLRTPELLTPREREILHLAAEGYTTSQIADILGISHRTAQTHRKNLMSKLGLHTQTELVLYAIQRGFVTPDK
- a CDS encoding NAD(P)/FAD-dependent oxidoreductase, which codes for MAKEYDVIVVGAGPGGTCCAALLAKKGLKVLLLEKNANVGGKTMDQVVKGAHGERWATAGLPAVRGPFIDAFKALGIESKLDIVVKPMMIKYRHSGGKWMSNVFDLQNVGGQDPSESLGSMGLNKKEREIALQLMAEFYAMTPEQIDKLDDTSVTDWFAQRPEIPLAVYRYVAYSLQVNQEGLPEHMPMSVVDNYVHQTSQPLGYPKGGYGRLTEDMAEAFKNYGGELITRTRVERILVEKGWATGVLTRGGLFRAPIVVSDAGIQPTALKLVGEEHFDRSYVAYVKGLLPALGFTGVRYILREPVLPYALYQIWSDDSWWDLKEYLRIKAGGAPKDVTVSLVVPTNYDPNMGPPGKQVVVFGTNCSPDTRDDAVLKAVIKRAEEEVAETLPEIVPAIEYKGYAGPRDVAALSRDEALPGSGGEYALAMTIGQTGKYKPSAKSPIPGLFYVGFDAGSTKRWHGSNCAVDSGINVAAMVYQYYLGRQFVGW
- a CDS encoding 2-hydroxyacyl-CoA dehydratase, with the protein product MQQQTLQEKRLEKLLREREIIELMVKAFTQSPTEDDKLNTDLAKVTLEHHDRIIRCVKEGKPFIYSYYACAPEIYAAMDLPWYSFLELPFTGALLPTLQEDIDGSDKLFANDLCTIIRVAAYYIEADLVPVPNAIVGLIHPCDGTTILHQLIASNENWRNVPMFAADPPYWDDERSIDYYAGELRRMVSFLEEHTGHRMDMDRLREVIKEGNKQFELWMEYNELRRAVPCPHGYGIGMQMSGVAQGYYVGDPRGTAWLRDLIADAEKLVREKRGKAPKERIRLFWFDVVSLELSFELFPWLEQEWGAVIVMDMFGYCPYTLIDTSNEDAMFRGLAKRALFDEPMIRQARGVAENFLADIRRVIKDYKIDCVVWPGHMGHKDGSASVGLMRETCRELGVPFLHIGMDLFNKRYTSVDEIKNKLSQFFTAMGLG
- a CDS encoding SDR family oxidoreductase — translated: MSIPSFSVKGKVTIVTGASRGIGNALALGFAEAGAPVVLVARTVSELEETAQQIKAKGGEALVASADVTKKAQVEEMVQKAVKWFGRIDVLLNVAGGAGTRQLRPPLEISEEFWDELQERNLKSVFLVNQAVARVMVAQQSGSIINISSLSGTKPVALESAAGSAKAGVNQLTRAFAIAWAPYNVRVNAIAPGLTLTARATKGLGPELVAKFSKDIPLGRAAKPEDHLGPAIFLASDASSFITGAIIPSDGGPQ